DNA sequence from the Streptomyces canus genome:
TCTTCACCGCGACCGTCGCCGGCAAGAAGCTCCAGGGCTGCGATCTCCTGCACTTCGACGAGAAAGGCAGGATCGACGACTTCACTGTGATGGTGCGCCCGCTCTCCGCCGCCCAGGCGCTGGCCGAGGCCATGGGCGCCCAGTTCGAGCGGATCGCACGCGAGGCCGCCGAACAGTGACCACGAACGCGTTGCACCTCGGTGACACAGGGACCGCGGAACATGCCACACGCCTTTGATGCGGAACCTGGTGGAAACCCCCTGCCACGACATGGAACGCACCAGCCCGGCGGAGACCGAGAGAGGGACGCGCCTGTTCCACGCAGGTGGCGGCGGCCACTCGCGATCTGTGCAGGCACTTTGACCCTCCTGGCGTGCGTCACGGTCTCAGTCGCCGCGGCCCACCACCGGACGGGGCAGCCGCAGCCCTCGTCCTGCCTGCCCCAGCAGGCTGCAGACACCTACACGTCGACGCCGACCCCCCTGCGGAGCCCTCTCGGCACCCCCATGGCCGGCCCGTCCTGTGACGCGACGGCCCCCGACCACGCCCCGGCCCCCGAACCAGCACCCATGGCGGGCCCTTCGCCGAATTAGACGGATGCCTCAGCAAGGCCCACCCTCAGTTCGCAGCCAAGGGTCGCTTAACCCGGTGCTAGCTGGACACCTCGTCACACTGGCGGCGCAGCGCCTCCCGCGGCGAGTCGGCTGAATGGATGAGTGGTCTGCCGCTGTGGTTCTGCACGGTGAGGTCGTCCCGCAAGGACAAGGGCGCCACCCAGGCCCGCTAGAACCAGGGGTGGTACCCGGAACCGACCTCCGATCGGTGCCGGCGATGCCTCCAGGATTGCCGTCCTGGAGGCATTCGTATGCCTGGCCCCGCTCTGGAGGCAGGCGTCCCCATCGCAACTCGACCAAGGCAGGAACAGAGAGCCGTCGAGGTCACCGCTGCTGATCGATCTCCGTCAACTCGGGTCTCTCGGAGGCAAGTTGCAGAGGTATTGTCTCTGACTGCCTCCGATCGTCTCCGCAACCCGTCCTAGCAGGTCACAGCCGTTTCGACCTTCATCAGTCCAGGTCAGAGGGGTGCGGTCGGGTTACCACGAGTACACCGTCCCCACGCCGGGCTCGCGCGATCGTGGGGCCCGGCGCATCGTCACCGGGCAGGGTGGGGAGATCTACTACACCGATGATCACTACGACTCGTTCAGGGCGGTACTGAGATGACGGCACGCGTGGTCATGCTGGACCTCGACGGGGTCGCGGACAAGGCGGGCCTGATGGAGCGCTGCGTCCGGGACCTGCGGCTGCCGGACTGGTTCGGCCGTAACTGGGACGCGCTGGCCGACGTCCTCTCCGACCCGGGCCTGTGGTCCGAGGACGGTTCCGAGGACGCTGGCGAAGAGGAGACCGTCGTCGTCGTACGGAACTGGGACCGGTACGCGGGTGCGCGGCCGGACGAGTGGGAGACCGCGCGCGAGGTGTTCTCGCAGGCGTCCGCGCTCACCGTGGCGCTCGCCCTTGGAGGTTCGTCCTAAGGCCCCTCCGGGCGGTCTGGACGATTCGCCCGTGGGTGGTATTCCGGCCGGCATGGGAGAATGAAGTACGTGCTCTTTCCCCCTGGCTGACCTGTCCGGGGGCCACCTCTGATCGACTGGGATGTGCAGCACGTGCGTTTCCTCAACGACATCCAGCCCCCGTACGACCTGACGTACGACGACGTCTTCATGGTCCCGAGCCGCAGCGCCGTCGGCTCGCGGCAGGGTGTGGACCTCAGCTCCCCGGACGGCTCGGGCACCACGATCCCGCTGGTCGTCGCCAACATGACCGCCATCGCCGGGCGTCGCATGGCGGAGACCATGGCCCGCCGCGGTGGCCTCGTGGTCATCCCGCAGGACATCCCGATCGAGGTCGTCACCGAGGTCGTCTCCTGGGTGAAGAGCCGCCACCACGTCCTGGACACCCCGATCGTGCTGGCCCCGCACCAGACCGTCGCCGACGCGCTGGCCCTGCTGCCCAAGCGCGCGCACAACGCCGGTGTGGTCGTCGACGAGGCGGGCCGGCCCGTCGGTGTCGTCACCGACCAGGACCTGACCGGGGTCGACCGTTTCACGCAGCTCGCCGAAGTCATGTCGCGCGATCTGCTGCTCCTCGACGCGGACATCGACCCCCGTGAGGCCTTCAACCGCCTCGACGCGGCCAACCGCCGCTACGCCCCCGCCGTCGACCAGGACGGCCGCCTCGCCGGCATCCTCACCCGCAAGGGCGCCCTGCGGGCCACGCTGTACACCCCGGCCGTGGACGCCCGGGGCAGGCTGCGCATCGCCGCCGCCGTGGGCATCAACGGCGACTTCGCGGAGAAGGCCAAGCAGCTGCTCGACGCGGGCGTCGACACCCTGGTCATCGACACCGCGCACGGCCACCAGGAGTCGATGATCACCGCGATCAGGACGGTCCGGGCGCTCGACCCGCAGGTGCCGATCGTGGCCGGCAACATCGTGGCCGCCGAGGGTGTGCGGGACCTGGTCGAGGCGGGCGCGGACATCATCAAGGTCGGTGTGGGGCCCGGCGCCATGTGCACCACCCGCATGATGACCGGCGTCGGCCGGCCGCAGTTCTCGGCCGTCCTGGAGTGCGCGGCCGAGGCGAGGAAGTACGGCAAGCACGTGTGGGCCGACGGCGGTGTCCGGCACCCGCGCGACGTCGCCATGGCGCTGGCCGCCGGCGCGTCCAACGTGATGATCGGGTCGTGGTTCGCGGGCACCTACGAGTCGCCGGGCGACCTCCAGCAGGATGCCAGCGGACGGCTCTACAAGGAGTCCTTCGGCATGGCGTCCGCGCGGGCGGTGCGCAACCGCACGTCGGACGAGTCGGCGTACGACCGGGCCCGCAAGGCGCTGTTCGAGGAGGGCATCTCCACCTCCCGGATGTTCCTCGACCCGGCCCGCCCGGGTGTCGAGGACCTGATCGACTCGATCATCGCGGGCGTCCGCTCCTCCTGCACCTACGCCGGTGCGGGCTCCCTGGAGGAGTTCGCCGAGAAGGCGGTCGTCGGTATCCAGAGCGCGGCCGGCTACGCCGAGGGCAAGCCGCTGCACGCCAGCTGGAGCTGAACCCGTCCGCTGTGCGGGGCCCCCGTCGAAAATCGGGGGCCGTTCGCCTTCCCGGTCCGTACGGTCGTCGTATGGAGATCAGCGTCTGCCGGAGCGGCGATGTCGCGCTGCTGGACCGGTACATGGGATCGCCCGGAGCCACGTCCTTCCACGCCCGGCGGTTCGCGCGGCAGGAGGCGGGGGAGTGCACGTATCTCGTCGCCCGGCTGGAGGGGCGGCCCGTGGGGCACGCGGAGATGCGCTGGATCGGGTGTGCCGCCCCCGAGGTCGCCCTGGACTGCCCCGAGATCGGCGGCCTCGCGGTCGCCCCCGAGGAACTGCGCTCACGGGGGATCGGCACCGAGCTGATCCGGGCCGCCGAGGAACTGGCCCGCAGGCGGGGTCTGACGACCGTGGGCATCGGGGTCGGGCAGGACAACCCGCGCGCGGCGGGCCTGTACGCACGGCTCGGCTACCGGCCGGCGACGAACTACCTGGACCGCTACTCGTACCGGGATCACGACGGCACGACCCGTGAGTGTGTCGACGCCTGCACGTTCCTCGTCCGAGAACTCTCGTCAGGCCACCTTGACGTCAAGCCTGCTTGACGCAAGCCTGGGAGCATGACGACACCCGAGAGCATCGAGCCGCAGTACACCCTGCTGACCGCCGTCTCCCGGCTCGACGAGCTGCGCATGCGGGAAGCGCTGGGCGGGGCCACGGACACCCCCGACCGGGCCGAACTGCTCGAACTCCTCGCGCTGAGCGAGGTCGTGGCCCGCAAGGCGTCCTACGGCCGTCAGCTGACCGTGCGCGCGGCCCGCGAGGCCGGCGCCTCCTGGTCGCAGATCGGGGCGGCGACGGGCACCAGCAAACAGGCCGCGTGGGAGGCCCACACACGCTGGATCGACGCCCAGCGGGAGGCGTACGGCAAGCCCGGCCAGATGGGGTTCGACGAGGCGGACGTGGCTGAGGCGCGGGCCGTGGCGGGGGAGCCGGAGGACCGCTGACGAGGGCTGACGGGTGCCGGGCGGGGGCACGCGCAACGAACGCCCGCCCATCGGCCCGGAACGCAACGATCTTGCGACTGCGTGCAAGGTTGCTGCATTACGACTGTGACGTCCGGGCTCGTAGGGTGCTGCGCTGTACTCACCTGCAGCGACGAAGGAGTCAGCGCGTGCTCGACCAAGGTGCACCCACGCACCACCGCACCCAAGAAGCCCCCACGTCCCCGGGGCTCGGCGCGCGCCTCATGCGGCGCAAACCCGTGGAACGCCTGGTCGCGGAGGGCGGCCAGGGCGAGGGAGGGGCCCTCAGGCGCTCCCTCGGACTGTGGCAGCTGACGATGATCAGCATCGGCGCCACCCTCGGCACCGGCATTTTCGTCGTGCTGGGCGAGGCCGTGCCGAAGGCAGGTCCCGCCGTCACGCTCTCCTTCGTGATCGCCGGCCTCACGGCCCTCTTCTCGGCCCTCTCCTACGCCGAGCTCGCGGGCACCATCCCGGTCGCCGGGTCCTCGTACTCGTACGCGTACGCAACCATGGGCGAACTGATCGCCTGGATCTGCGGCTGGTGCCTGGTCCTGGAGTACGGCGTCTCGGTCGCCGCCGTGGCCGTCGGCTGGGGCGAATACCTGAACGAGCTCCTGGACGGGACCATCGGCGTCACCATCCCGGACGCGCTGTCGGCCCCGCCCGGCGACGGCGGCATCTTCAACCTGCCGGCGCTGATCGTCGTCCTCCTCGCCATGGCCTTCCTGCTGGGCGGGGCCCGCGAGTCCGCCCGCGCCAACACCGTCATGGTCGTCGTGAAGATCGCCGCGCTGGTGCTGTTCTGCGCGATCGGCATCCAGGGCTTCCGCTCCGGCAACTACGCGCACTTCATGCCGCTCGGGATGGCCGGGGTCAGCGCGGCCGGTGCCACGCTCTTCTTCTCGTACATCGGCTTCGACGCCGCCTCCACGGCCGGTGAGGAGGCGAAGAACGCCCAGCGCGACCTGCCCCGCGCGATCATGCTGTCGCTGGTCATCGTGACCGCGCTGTACGTGCTGGTCGCCGCCGTCGCGGTCGGCGCGAAGCCCTGGCAGCACTTCAACGACTCCGAGGCCGCCCTCGCCCAGATCATGCGCGAGGTCACCGGGCAGAGCTTCTGGGGCACCCTGCTGGCGTTCTGCGCGGTCATCGCCATCGCGAGCGTCGTCCTGACCGTGCTCTACGGCCAGACCCGCATCCTCTTCGCGATGTCCCGGGACGGACTCGCACCGAAGGTGTTCGGCCGGGTCCACCCGAAGACCGGCGCGCCCCGGGCGAACACGGTGATCGTGTCCCTGTTCTGCGGGGTGCTGGCGGCGGCCATCCCGCTCGGCCAGCTCGCGGACGCCACCAGCATCGGCACGCTCTTCGCCTTCGCCCTGGTCAACATCGCCGTCGTGGTGCTGCGCCGGACCCGCCCCGACATGCCCCGCACCTTCCGCGTCCCGCTCTCGCCGGTCTTCCCGGCCCTGGGCTTCGCCTTCTGCCTCTGGATGATGGGCAGCCTGTCCGCCGTCACCTGGGTGGTCTTCGGGGTCTGGATGGCCGTCGGGCTCGTGTTCTACTTCCTGTACGGCCATCGCCGTTCCCGACTCGCAACACCCGAAGGCTGATCCACCCACCGTGCTGAACGATCTCGACGAACGCATCGTGCACGCCCTCGCCGAGGACGCCCGCCGCTCCTACGCGGACATCGGGCAGATCGTCGGCCTGTCCGCGCCCGCCGTGAAGCGCCGCGTGGACCGGCTGCGCGCCACCGGGGCCATCACCGGATTCACCGTACGGGTGGATCCGGCGGCCCTCGGCTGGGAGACCGAGGGGTTCGTCGAGATCTACTGCCGGCGCAACACCTCCCCGGAGACCATCCAGCGGGGTCTGGAGCGCTACCAGGAGGTGGTGGCCGCCTCCACCGTCACCGGAGAGGCGGACGCGGTCGTCCAGGTCTTCGCCTCCGACATGCGGCACTTCGAACGGGTCCTGGAGCGGATCGCGGGGGAGCCGTTCGTCGAGCGCACCAAGTCGGTCCTGGTCCTCTCCCCGTTGCTGCGTCGCTTCTCCTCGGGCTCGCCTACCTGACCTGCTCGGCACGCCGCCGGACCGTCGCCAGCAGCCGCCCGGTGAGCAGGGCGTGCGCGCCGGAGGAGATGACCAGCAGCCGGTAGAGGGCACCGCCGGGCCCGGGGAACCGGGCCCGGGTCTCGGCCTGCAGCCGGGTGCGCCCTGGGCTGGTCTCCTCGAGGCGGAAGACCAGGGCGTACGTCGAGAAGTGGTGCCGTCCGACGAGGACCAGCTCCTGTCCCGGGATCGCGT
Encoded proteins:
- a CDS encoding amino acid permease produces the protein MLDQGAPTHHRTQEAPTSPGLGARLMRRKPVERLVAEGGQGEGGALRRSLGLWQLTMISIGATLGTGIFVVLGEAVPKAGPAVTLSFVIAGLTALFSALSYAELAGTIPVAGSSYSYAYATMGELIAWICGWCLVLEYGVSVAAVAVGWGEYLNELLDGTIGVTIPDALSAPPGDGGIFNLPALIVVLLAMAFLLGGARESARANTVMVVVKIAALVLFCAIGIQGFRSGNYAHFMPLGMAGVSAAGATLFFSYIGFDAASTAGEEAKNAQRDLPRAIMLSLVIVTALYVLVAAVAVGAKPWQHFNDSEAALAQIMREVTGQSFWGTLLAFCAVIAIASVVLTVLYGQTRILFAMSRDGLAPKVFGRVHPKTGAPRANTVIVSLFCGVLAAAIPLGQLADATSIGTLFAFALVNIAVVVLRRTRPDMPRTFRVPLSPVFPALGFAFCLWMMGSLSAVTWVVFGVWMAVGLVFYFLYGHRRSRLATPEG
- a CDS encoding GuaB1 family IMP dehydrogenase-related protein; this translates as MRFLNDIQPPYDLTYDDVFMVPSRSAVGSRQGVDLSSPDGSGTTIPLVVANMTAIAGRRMAETMARRGGLVVIPQDIPIEVVTEVVSWVKSRHHVLDTPIVLAPHQTVADALALLPKRAHNAGVVVDEAGRPVGVVTDQDLTGVDRFTQLAEVMSRDLLLLDADIDPREAFNRLDAANRRYAPAVDQDGRLAGILTRKGALRATLYTPAVDARGRLRIAAAVGINGDFAEKAKQLLDAGVDTLVIDTAHGHQESMITAIRTVRALDPQVPIVAGNIVAAEGVRDLVEAGADIIKVGVGPGAMCTTRMMTGVGRPQFSAVLECAAEARKYGKHVWADGGVRHPRDVAMALAAGASNVMIGSWFAGTYESPGDLQQDASGRLYKESFGMASARAVRNRTSDESAYDRARKALFEEGISTSRMFLDPARPGVEDLIDSIIAGVRSSCTYAGAGSLEEFAEKAVVGIQSAAGYAEGKPLHASWS
- a CDS encoding Lrp/AsnC family transcriptional regulator produces the protein MLNDLDERIVHALAEDARRSYADIGQIVGLSAPAVKRRVDRLRATGAITGFTVRVDPAALGWETEGFVEIYCRRNTSPETIQRGLERYQEVVAASTVTGEADAVVQVFASDMRHFERVLERIAGEPFVERTKSVLVLSPLLRRFSSGSPT
- a CDS encoding GNAT family N-acetyltransferase — translated: MEISVCRSGDVALLDRYMGSPGATSFHARRFARQEAGECTYLVARLEGRPVGHAEMRWIGCAAPEVALDCPEIGGLAVAPEELRSRGIGTELIRAAEELARRRGLTTVGIGVGQDNPRAAGLYARLGYRPATNYLDRYSYRDHDGTTRECVDACTFLVRELSSGHLDVKPA
- a CDS encoding barstar family protein; translated protein: MTARVVMLDLDGVADKAGLMERCVRDLRLPDWFGRNWDALADVLSDPGLWSEDGSEDAGEEETVVVVRNWDRYAGARPDEWETAREVFSQASALTVALALGGSS